The Bos taurus isolate L1 Dominette 01449 registration number 42190680 breed Hereford chromosome 13, ARS-UCD2.0, whole genome shotgun sequence genome contains a region encoding:
- the SAMD10 gene encoding sterile alpha motif domain-containing protein 10 yields the protein MFTELRTKPSPPRGRAGAVRSGFGERRDVDATAHFNFCRSLLDHTVSAENIPCPLPRTPGTSLTWHDSRSQRAAGGRPVKLLQQPGTEAPQGRLYSDHYGLYHTSPSLGGLTRPVVLWSQQDVCKWLKKHCPHNYLVYVEAFSQHAITGRALLRLNAEKLQRMGLAQEAQRQEVLQQLLHLQVREEGRSLQLLSQASFGNMS from the exons ATGTTCACGGAGCTGAGAACCAAGCCGAGCCCCCCGCGAGGCCGTGCCGGGGCTGTGCGCTCCGGCTTCGGGGAGCGTCGGGATGTGGATG CCACTGCCCACTTCAACTTCTGCCGGAGCCTCCTGGATCACACGGTGTCGGCCGAGAAcatcccctgccccctgcctcgGACACCAGGTACCAGCCTCACGTGGCATGACTCCCGAAGCCAGAGAGCAGCTGGCGGCCGGCCAGTCAAGCTCCTGCAGCAGCCTGGCACCGAGGCCCCCCAG gGCCGGCTGTACTCTGACCACTATGGCCTATACCACACGAGTCCGTCCCTGGGTGGCCTGACGAGGCCCGTGGTCCTGTGGAGTCAGCAGGACGTCTGCAAGTGGCTCAAGAAGCACTGTCCCCACAACTACCTCGTCTATGTGGAGGCCTTCTCTCAGCACGCCATCACTG gccGGGCGCTGCTGCGGCTGAACGCAGAGAAGCTGCAGCGGATGGGGCTGGCACAGGAGGCGCAGCGGCAGGAGGtactgcagcagctgctgcaccTGCAGGTGCGCGAGGAGGGGCGGAGCCTGCAGCTGCTCAGCCAAG CTTCCTTCGGAAACATGTCCTAG
- the SAMD10 gene encoding sterile alpha motif domain-containing protein 10 isoform X1, protein MFTELRTKPSPPRGRAGAVRSGFGERRDVDATAHFNFCRSLLDHTVSAENIPCPLPRTPGTSLTWHDSRSQRAAGGRPVKLLQQPGTEAPQGRLYSDHYGLYHTSPSLGGLTRPVVLWSQQDVCKWLKKHCPHNYLVYVEAFSQHAITGRALLRLNAEKLQRMGLAQEAQRQEVLQQLLHLQVREEGRSLQLLSQAAA, encoded by the exons ATGTTCACGGAGCTGAGAACCAAGCCGAGCCCCCCGCGAGGCCGTGCCGGGGCTGTGCGCTCCGGCTTCGGGGAGCGTCGGGATGTGGATG CCACTGCCCACTTCAACTTCTGCCGGAGCCTCCTGGATCACACGGTGTCGGCCGAGAAcatcccctgccccctgcctcgGACACCAGGTACCAGCCTCACGTGGCATGACTCCCGAAGCCAGAGAGCAGCTGGCGGCCGGCCAGTCAAGCTCCTGCAGCAGCCTGGCACCGAGGCCCCCCAG gGCCGGCTGTACTCTGACCACTATGGCCTATACCACACGAGTCCGTCCCTGGGTGGCCTGACGAGGCCCGTGGTCCTGTGGAGTCAGCAGGACGTCTGCAAGTGGCTCAAGAAGCACTGTCCCCACAACTACCTCGTCTATGTGGAGGCCTTCTCTCAGCACGCCATCACTG gccGGGCGCTGCTGCGGCTGAACGCAGAGAAGCTGCAGCGGATGGGGCTGGCACAGGAGGCGCAGCGGCAGGAGGtactgcagcagctgctgcaccTGCAGGTGCGCGAGGAGGGGCGGAGCCTGCAGCTGCTCAGCCAAG CTGCTGCCTAG